A window of Stenotrophomonas indicatrix genomic DNA:
GACGCTGGCACAGAAGGGCCTGGCCGGCGGCCTGCACTGCCTGCAGGTGGACGGCAACGACCTGATCGCGGTGATGGCCGCCATGCTGCAGGCGCGCGAGCGTGCGCTGGCCGGCGACGGCGGCACCGTGCTGGAGTTGATGACCTACCGCCTGTCCGACCACACCACCGCCGATGACGCGCGCCGCTACCGCGACGACGCCGAAGTGAAGGATGCCTGGCAGCGCGAGCCGATGCTGCGCCTGCGCAAGTACCTGACCAACGCCGGTGTCTGGAGCGAGGAAGAAGAAGCTGCCTGGACCGCCGAGTGCGGCAAGCGCGTGGACGAGGAAGTGAACCTGTACCTCAACACGCCGGTGCAGCCGGTCGAGGCGATGTTCGATTTCCTCTATGCCGACCCGCCGCAGGACCTGCTGGCCCAGCGTGCCCAGGCGATCGCCCTGGAGCAGCGCCATGGATGAGATCAAGAACGGCGCGTCCAGCGCGCATACCAACGCCGCCGACAGCGCTGCCGTCGCGCGCGGAGAACAGAACATGACCGACACCCCGATCACCCTCATCGAAGCCATCACCCAGGCGCTGGCCTGGGAGCTGGAGCACGACAAGTCGGTGCTGGTGCTGGGCGAAGACGTGGGCGTCAACGGCGGCGTGTTCCGCGCCACCGCCGGCCTGCAGCAGCGCTTCGGCGCCGACCGCATCCTCGACACCCCGCTGGATGAAACCACCATCGCCGGCCTCACCATCGGCCTGGCCGCACAGGGCATGAAGCCGGTGGCCGAAGCGCAGTTCGATGGCTTCATGTACCCGATGGTCGACCACATCATCTGCCACGCCGCGCGCCTGCGTTACCGCACTCGTGGCCGCCTGCACTGCCCGATGGTGCTGCGCGTGCCGTGGGGTGGCGGCATCCGTGCGCCGGAGCACCACAGCGAGGCCAACGAAGCGATCTTCACCAACGTGCCGGGCCTGCGCGTGGTGCTGCCGTCCTCGCCGCAGCGCGCCTATGGCCTGCTGCTGGCCGCGATCCGCGAGCCGGATCCGGTGATCTACATGGAGCCCAAGCGCATCTACCGCCAGTACAAGGAAGTGGTCGTCAACGACGGCGAAGCCCTGCCGCTGGACGTGTGCTTCGTGCTGCGCGATGGCACCGACGTGACCCTGGTGACCTGGGGTGCGCAGGTGAAGGAAGCGCTGGAAGCGGCCGACAAGCTGGCCGGCGAAGGCATCAGTGCCGAAGTCATCGACGTGGCTACGCTGCGTCCGCTGGACTTTGCCACCATCGCCGAGTCGGTGGCCAAGACCGGCCGCTGCGTGATCGTGCAGGAGGCCCCGAAGACCGCGGGCTTCGGCGCGGAAATCGCCGCACGCCTGGCCGAGGAATCGATCTACGACCTGCTGGCTCCGGTCGAGCGCGTCACCGGTTACGACACCCACATTCCGCTGTTCCGCCTGGAGATGAAGTATCTGCCGAGCGTGGAGCGGATCGTGGCGGCGGCCAAGCGCGCGGTGGCGGCAGGCTGACATGCGGGCCCGCCTTCTCGGGGCTTACCGCAGCCAGTATCCCAACCCGCTCCGGTTCCGCACCGGCCAGATCGTCGAAGTAGGTGTACGTGACGAGGAATGGCCGGCGTTTGCCTGGGTGCGCACCAGCGATGGGCGCGCCGGATGGGCACCGGTAGCGTGGTTGCAGCTGTTGGACGATGGTCGCGCCGAAGCCCTGCGCGACTACGACGCCCGCGAGCTGGATGTGGAGAACGGCGAGATGGTCAAGCTTCATCACGAACACGGCGGGTGGTGGTGGTCCGAGCGCGCCAATGGCGCGACGGGCTGGTTGCCTGCCCGCGAACTGGAACTGCTGGAAGAGAACTGCAAATGAGCCAGACCAAGAACTTCAACCTGCCCGACCTGGGCGAAGGCCTGCCGGACGCGACCATCGTCGAGTGGTTCGTCAAGGAAGGCGATGTGATCAAGCTGGACGAGCCGCTGGTCTCGATGGAGACCGCCAAGGCCGTCGTCGAAGTGCCCTCGCCGTTCTCCGGCACGGTGCTGAAGCTGTCCGGCGCTGCCGGCGACATCATCCCGACCGGCGCGGTGCTGGCCAGCTTCGCGCTGGACCCGAACCTGCCGCAGCGTGCTGACGGCCAGGACACCGGCCACAGCCACGGCCATGCCGCTCCGGCTGCCGCCGCAGCTCCGACGCCGCCGCCGCTGCCCACCGCAGCCGCCCCGGTAGCTGCAGAAGAAGCCAAGCCGGCTGCCGCCGAGCGTGATGACGCCGGCACCGTGGTCGGCGCGATGCAGAGCTCCAACGCTGTGCATGCCGAACAGGCGCTGGCCGTGGGCGGCGTCAAGGCCGTGCCGGCGGTGCGGGCCACCGCCCGCAAGCTGGGCGTGGACCTGAGCCGCGTACGTGCCACCGGCGCCGATGGCGCGGTGACCATGGCCGACGTCAAGCAGGCCGCCGCCGACGGCAGCGCGAAGATTGGCGCGGCTCCGGCAGCGGTTGCTGCACCGGCTGCCGCCGCGCCGGCGCCGGCCCAGGTGCCCGCACCGGTACAGTCCGACGCACGCACCCCGCTGTCCGCTGCCGGCAAGCCGATGCGCACCCAGCCGCCGGGCGTGGTCGCCAAGGGCCAGCCGGAACCGCTGAAGGGCGTGCGCCGCAACATGGCCCGCGTCATGGCCGATGCGCACAGCAAGGTCGTGCCGACCACGCTGAACGACGACGCCGACATCCACGCCTGGCTGCCGGGCAACGACGTCACCGCGCGCCTGGTGCGCTCGATCGTGGTCGCCGCGCAGAAGGTGCCAGCGATGAACGCCTGGTTCGACGGTGAAGCGTTGACCCGCACCCTGCACGCGCAGGTGGACATCGGCATCGCCGTGGATACCGACGACGGCCTGTTCGTGCCGGCCCTGCGCAACGCCGACATGCTCGACGCGCGTGGCATCCGTGAAGGCGTGAACCGTCTGCGCGAGCAGGTGGAAGCGCGTTCGATCGCGGCCTCGGAGCTGAGCGGCTACACCATCTCGCTGTCCAACTTCGGCATGTTCGCCGGCCGCTACGCGACCCCGGTCGTGGTGCCGCCGTGCGTGGCCATCGTCGGTGCCGGCCGTGCCCGCCACCAGATGACCCCGGTGATGGGCGGCGTGGAAGCGCACAAGGTCATTCCGCTGTCGGTGACCTTCGACCACCGCGCCGCCACCGGCGGTGAAGCGGCCCGCTTCCTGCGCGCGATGATGGACGACCTGGCGCTGGCCAGCTGACCGGTAGGTGCCAACCTTGGTTGGCACATGAGTTGAAAAAACGCCGGGCAATGCCCGGCGTTTTTTTGTGCCTGCTCCACTATGTCGCCTGGCCATGCTCGGCTGCTTTTCAGTAGATCCACGCCATGCGTGGATGAAGGCATGAAACAAGCCGAGCTTGGGCTCTGCTATACAAATTTCCTGGATCAATCGCGCGCAACCATGCCCTCGGCGCGGCTGTAGACACGCAGCCGGTGACCATCGGGGTCGACACCGACGAAGGTGTAGCCGAATTCCAGCGTTACCGGCGCCTGGGCGATCTGCACACCGAGTGCGCGCCAGGCATCGTGCAACTGCCGCACTTCATCAGGATTGGCCACCACCATCGCCAGCTCGGCTGCACCGCCCTCCGCATCCACTGGCGGCTGCACGTCATCGCGCTGCCACAGGCCGAGCGCGGCGCCATCGCCGAGCAGGAACAGGGCAAAGCCGGGCGACTGTTCGACCGGTGCCGTGCCGAGGATGCCGCTGTAGAAGGTGGCGCTGGTGGCAACGTCGCGCACGTACTGCAGCAGGGTGCTTGGCTTGAACATGGGAAAGCTCCGTGGTTGGGAGCGGCCATGGTGGCCCTGCCCTGCTGACAGATCCTGTCAGCAGCGTCGACCCTGCTCGACTGCCTTTGCTCTGGCTTTGGTAGATGTCGAGCTTGCTCGACTGCTCTCCGCGAAGAGCAAGAGCGTCGAGCAAGCTCGACACCTACCAAAGCCAGAGCAACGACCAGAAGCGGTCGAGCAAGCTCGGCCTCGTCACGAACGGTCCAGCCAATCCGGGGCGATGCCCTGCGCCTTCTGCCAGCGCCGCAACAAGGTCGCGCGTGGCACCAGGTAGTGCTCTTCCAACGCACGCACATGGCGAATGCGATCCAAGCGGAAATGACGGAAGTCTTCGCGGCCCTCGCACCACGCCGCCAGCATCGGCACTTCATCGAAGTACCCCAGTGCGAACGGCCAGACCACGCGCTCGGTACGCCGGCCCTGTGCATCTTCATAGGCGAACTGCAGCCGCTGCTGCGTGCCCACCGCTTCGCGTACGGCCTGCAGCCGCGCCGGGGGTACCTTGGCCGTCGTTCGCGATGGCCCCACCCGCAGGCCGCTGTCACGCAGCGCCTCGCGTCGCGCCGCCGGCAGCACGTGCGCAATGCGCGCCAGGGCATCACGCGCGGCCTCGGCCAGGGCCGGCTCGGTGCGTGCCGCCACCCAGCGCAGGCCCAGCACCAGCGCGTCGATCTCGGCCGGTGGCAAGGTCAGCGGCGGCAGCACATCGCCCGGTTCCAGCTGGTATCCGACACCGGCTTCCCCGCGCAGATCGGCGCCCTGCTCGCGCAGCGTTTCAATATCGCGGTACAGCGTACGCAGGCTGATGCCCAGTTCTTCGGCCAGCGCCTGCCCGGCCACCGGCCGGCGGTGGCGGCGCAGCACCTGCAGCAGCTGGTTCAGGCGCAGCGCGCGGGACATCAGCCGACCAGATCGCGCGACGGCACCACGCGCTCGCCCGGCTTTGCCGCCAGCGCCGCATCCACCAGCGCGTGGGCAATAACCGGTGCCGGATTGATCCGCCACGCACGTGGCAACACCGGTCCCAGCACACCCAGCACCTGCAGCGCGAAGTGTTCGCCACGGCGGACCTCCTGCCGCTCACCGCCGATCAGCCCCGGCCGCACCAGCGTCAGCGACGGGAAACCCAGCGCGCGCAGGTCGCGCTCCAGCTCGCCTTTGACCCGGCTGTAGAAGATCGACGAACGCGGGTTGGCGCCTGCGGCCGAGTTCAGCGCGAAGGCCTGGGCACCCTGCGCAAGGGCCAGGCGGGCGAAGGCCAGCGGATAGTCGTGATCGATGCGATGGAACGCCTCGCGGCTGCCGGCCTGGGCGATGGTGCTGCCCAGGGCGCAGACCACCGCGTCCACCCGGGCCCAGTCCGGCGCATCGGGCAGCCGGGCGAAGTCGAGCACCGGGTTGTGCAGTTTCCCGTGCGGCGCAGCCAGCGGGCGACGGCTGGGCGCGACCACGGCGCTGCAGCGGGGGTCGGCCAGCAGCTGCGACAGGGCGTGGCCTCCGACCAGTCCCGTCGCCCCCAGCAACATCACACGCATACCCACCTCCACTGCGGCATCCTGTCGCCCATCCTATCGGTTCAAG
This region includes:
- a CDS encoding alpha-ketoacid dehydrogenase subunit beta; the protein is MDEIKNGASSAHTNAADSAAVARGEQNMTDTPITLIEAITQALAWELEHDKSVLVLGEDVGVNGGVFRATAGLQQRFGADRILDTPLDETTIAGLTIGLAAQGMKPVAEAQFDGFMYPMVDHIICHAARLRYRTRGRLHCPMVLRVPWGGGIRAPEHHSEANEAIFTNVPGLRVVLPSSPQRAYGLLLAAIREPDPVIYMEPKRIYRQYKEVVVNDGEALPLDVCFVLRDGTDVTLVTWGAQVKEALEAADKLAGEGISAEVIDVATLRPLDFATIAESVAKTGRCVIVQEAPKTAGFGAEIAARLAEESIYDLLAPVERVTGYDTHIPLFRLEMKYLPSVERIVAAAKRAVAAG
- a CDS encoding SH3 domain-containing protein is translated as MRARLLGAYRSQYPNPLRFRTGQIVEVGVRDEEWPAFAWVRTSDGRAGWAPVAWLQLLDDGRAEALRDYDARELDVENGEMVKLHHEHGGWWWSERANGATGWLPARELELLEENCK
- a CDS encoding dihydrolipoamide acetyltransferase family protein — encoded protein: MSQTKNFNLPDLGEGLPDATIVEWFVKEGDVIKLDEPLVSMETAKAVVEVPSPFSGTVLKLSGAAGDIIPTGAVLASFALDPNLPQRADGQDTGHSHGHAAPAAAAAPTPPPLPTAAAPVAAEEAKPAAAERDDAGTVVGAMQSSNAVHAEQALAVGGVKAVPAVRATARKLGVDLSRVRATGADGAVTMADVKQAAADGSAKIGAAPAAVAAPAAAAPAPAQVPAPVQSDARTPLSAAGKPMRTQPPGVVAKGQPEPLKGVRRNMARVMADAHSKVVPTTLNDDADIHAWLPGNDVTARLVRSIVVAAQKVPAMNAWFDGEALTRTLHAQVDIGIAVDTDDGLFVPALRNADMLDARGIREGVNRLREQVEARSIAASELSGYTISLSNFGMFAGRYATPVVVPPCVAIVGAGRARHQMTPVMGGVEAHKVIPLSVTFDHRAATGGEAARFLRAMMDDLALAS
- a CDS encoding VOC family protein — translated: MFKPSTLLQYVRDVATSATFYSGILGTAPVEQSPGFALFLLGDGAALGLWQRDDVQPPVDAEGGAAELAMVVANPDEVRQLHDAWRALGVQIAQAPVTLEFGYTFVGVDPDGHRLRVYSRAEGMVARD
- a CDS encoding helix-turn-helix transcriptional regulator, which produces MSRALRLNQLLQVLRRHRRPVAGQALAEELGISLRTLYRDIETLREQGADLRGEAGVGYQLEPGDVLPPLTLPPAEIDALVLGLRWVAARTEPALAEAARDALARIAHVLPAARREALRDSGLRVGPSRTTAKVPPARLQAVREAVGTQQRLQFAYEDAQGRRTERVVWPFALGYFDEVPMLAAWCEGREDFRHFRLDRIRHVRALEEHYLVPRATLLRRWQKAQGIAPDWLDRS
- a CDS encoding NAD-dependent dehydratase; amino-acid sequence: MRVMLLGATGLVGGHALSQLLADPRCSAVVAPSRRPLAAPHGKLHNPVLDFARLPDAPDWARVDAVVCALGSTIAQAGSREAFHRIDHDYPLAFARLALAQGAQAFALNSAAGANPRSSIFYSRVKGELERDLRALGFPSLTLVRPGLIGGERQEVRRGEHFALQVLGVLGPVLPRAWRINPAPVIAHALVDAALAAKPGERVVPSRDLVG